The following proteins are encoded in a genomic region of Oncorhynchus kisutch isolate 150728-3 linkage group LG18, Okis_V2, whole genome shotgun sequence:
- the LOC109909064 gene encoding schwannomin-interacting protein 1 isoform X4 codes for MVHQENCSHQAQKNERESIRQKLALGSFFDDGPGIYTSCSKSGKPSLSSRLQSGMNLQICFVNDSGSDKDSDADDSKTETSLDTPLSPMSKQSSSYSDRDTTEEDSESLEDMDFLSRQKKLQAEAKLALAMAKPMAKMQVEVEKQNRKKSPVADLLPHMPHINECLMKRSLKTTDLRDMTLGQLQVIVNDLHSQIESLNEELVQLLLIRDELHMEQDAMLVDIEDLTRHAESQQKHMAEKTPSK; via the exons GCCCAAAAGAATGAGAGGGAGTCCATCCGGCAGAAGCTGGCCCTGGGTAGTTTCTTTGACGATGGGCCGGGTATCTATACCAGCTGCAGCAAGAGTGGCAAGCCCAGTCTGTCCTCAAG gctgCAGAGTGGGATGAACCTGCAGATCTGTTTTGTCAACGACAGCGGCAGCGACAAGGACAGCGATGCAGACGACAGCAAGACAGAGACCAGTCTGGACACACCTCTGTCCCCCATG TCGAAGCAGAGTTCGTCCTACTCTGACCGGGACACTACGGAGGAAGACAGTGAGTCTCTGGAGGACATGGACTTTCTGAGCAGACAGAAGAAGTTGCAGGCCGAGGCTAAGCTAGCCCTGGCGATGGCCAAACCCATGGCCAAGATGCAGGTGGAGGTGGAAAAACAGAACCGCAAGAAGTCCCCTGTGGCAGACCTG cTGCCCCACATGCCCCACATCAATGAGTGTCTGATGAAGAGGAGCCTGAAGACTACAGACCTGAGGGACATGACCCTGGGACAACTACAGGTTATAGTCAACGACCTGCACTCCCAGATAGAGA GTCTGAATGAGGAGCTGGTGCAGCTGCTGCTGATCAGGGATGAACTGCACATGGAGCAGGATGCCATGCTGGTGGACATAGAGGACCTGACCAG GCATGCTGAGAGCCAGCAGAAACACATGGCTGAGAAGACACCATCCAAATGA
- the LOC109909064 gene encoding schwannomin-interacting protein 1 isoform X3 produces the protein MMSSVKPLALYLTDDYKLKEAQKNERESIRQKLALGSFFDDGPGIYTSCSKSGKPSLSSRLQSGMNLQICFVNDSGSDKDSDADDSKTETSLDTPLSPMSKQSSSYSDRDTTEEDSESLEDMDFLSRQKKLQAEAKLALAMAKPMAKMQVEVEKQNRKKSPVADLLPHMPHINECLMKRSLKTTDLRDMTLGQLQVIVNDLHSQIESLNEELVQLLLIRDELHMEQDAMLVDIEDLTRHAESQQKHMAEKTPSK, from the exons GCCCAAAAGAATGAGAGGGAGTCCATCCGGCAGAAGCTGGCCCTGGGTAGTTTCTTTGACGATGGGCCGGGTATCTATACCAGCTGCAGCAAGAGTGGCAAGCCCAGTCTGTCCTCAAG gctgCAGAGTGGGATGAACCTGCAGATCTGTTTTGTCAACGACAGCGGCAGCGACAAGGACAGCGATGCAGACGACAGCAAGACAGAGACCAGTCTGGACACACCTCTGTCCCCCATG TCGAAGCAGAGTTCGTCCTACTCTGACCGGGACACTACGGAGGAAGACAGTGAGTCTCTGGAGGACATGGACTTTCTGAGCAGACAGAAGAAGTTGCAGGCCGAGGCTAAGCTAGCCCTGGCGATGGCCAAACCCATGGCCAAGATGCAGGTGGAGGTGGAAAAACAGAACCGCAAGAAGTCCCCTGTGGCAGACCTG cTGCCCCACATGCCCCACATCAATGAGTGTCTGATGAAGAGGAGCCTGAAGACTACAGACCTGAGGGACATGACCCTGGGACAACTACAGGTTATAGTCAACGACCTGCACTCCCAGATAGAGA GTCTGAATGAGGAGCTGGTGCAGCTGCTGCTGATCAGGGATGAACTGCACATGGAGCAGGATGCCATGCTGGTGGACATAGAGGACCTGACCAG GCATGCTGAGAGCCAGCAGAAACACATGGCTGAGAAGACACCATCCAAATGA